One genomic segment of bacterium includes these proteins:
- a CDS encoding response regulator → MSESKKNILIVDDSITVRQLLKLILLKSLKCQITEAQDGLEAIEILQDAPFDLVITDINMPNMDGLSLVSKVRSELELKVPIIIITTMGKEEDRDKGLVLGADSSLTKPFNGPNVVKAASDLLR, encoded by the coding sequence GTGAGCGAATCGAAGAAAAACATACTGATCGTGGATGACTCCATAACAGTCAGGCAGCTGCTGAAACTCATTTTACTAAAGAGCCTGAAATGTCAGATTACTGAAGCACAGGACGGTCTCGAGGCGATAGAGATTCTTCAGGATGCACCCTTTGATCTTGTCATTACCGATATCAATATGCCCAACATGGACGGGCTTTCTCTGGTCAGCAAGGTCCGCAGCGAACTGGAACTCAAGGTGCCCATAATCATTATTACCACTATGGGAAAGGAGGAAGACAGGGATAAAGGCCTGGTGCTCGGAGCCGACTCTTCTTTAACGAAGCCCTTTAACGGCCCAAACGTTGTAAAAGCTGCCTCAGATCTGCTGCGATAA
- a CDS encoding chemotaxis protein CheD, with protein sequence MMKNVKIHIGEIYTSSEPTVIETILGSCVSVCLYDPVIKTGGMNHILLPGKADLEKFDDTTRYGINAMEVLINSMMRLGSRRNNIFSKIFGGAHIIKSIDRHMSPGPRNVRFVEEFLELEEIPIISRNTGGNNGRKILFHTHTGDVFLKTLANPSFEAVAREESHYTRLVKSLLDTPADVELFNNKG encoded by the coding sequence ATGATGAAGAATGTAAAGATCCACATCGGTGAGATCTACACTTCCTCGGAACCCACAGTTATTGAGACAATTCTTGGGTCTTGCGTATCGGTGTGCCTGTACGACCCGGTAATAAAAACCGGTGGAATGAACCACATCCTTCTTCCCGGGAAAGCTGACCTGGAAAAGTTTGATGACACGACCCGTTACGGCATCAACGCCATGGAGGTACTCATTAACAGCATGATGAGGCTGGGTTCCAGGCGAAACAACATATTTTCGAAGATCTTTGGGGGCGCCCACATTATTAAATCGATAGACAGGCATATGTCACCAGGCCCCAGGAATGTTCGGTTTGTTGAGGAGTTCCTTGAACTGGAGGAGATCCCTATCATCAGCAGAAATACAGGCGGCAATAACGGACGGAAGATCCTGTTTCACACCCACACCGGGGACGTATTCCTCAAGACCCTGGCCAACCCCTCCTTTGAAGCAGTTGCGAGGGAGGAAAGCCATTATACCAGGTTGGTTAAAAGCCTTCTTGATACACCGGCGGATGTTGAGCTCTTTAATAATAAGGGTTAA